The genomic DNA GTATGATAGAAAGGGATGCCGTTGACATGGCAATAATGCAGTGCTTGTGCGCTAATGGAATTCCCTTTAATGTGTTGAGAAGTCCTCAGTGGTCTGAAATGGTAGCAGCCATAAACAAAGGACCGAAGGGAGACAAATCACCTTCCAGTGAGAAGGCAAGAACCTCCCTTCTAGATGCATGCAAGAGAAATGTTGAGCAAGACTTGGGCGCACTTAAAAACACATGGTACGCAACGCAACAGTCTATTTACAATGCATATATAAGTTATCTTTATACAGCTACTTACGAGGTATTTGACTTATTTCTTTTAATTAGGCACACACATGGTGTTTCCATTGTTTCTGATGGGTGGACAAACATGAAGAACAAGCCATTAATCAATGTAATTGCATCAAATAGCCGTGGTTCAATGTTTTTGTATGCAGATGATTTTTCTGGAATTGAGAAAACTGGTGAAGCAATAGCAGATTATTTGCTTAAGGCGATCGAAGATATTGGAGCCTCGATGGTTATGCAAGTTGTGACTGATAATGCATCAAATTGCAAGGCAGCTGGACGGGAAATTGAAAAAGTACGTATTTGTCACCTTCTTCTCTTTATAAGTTTACTATTATTGCTTTTAGTGATTCAGATTCAGAGTTTCAGAGTCCTATTCAGACATTCAGTTTTTATTAATTTGAAACATTATTTTTCCCTAGGTGCACAAACACATTTTTTGGTCACCTTGCGTAGTGCATACTCTGAATCTGATATTTAAGGATTTAGCCAAAGCACTTCCTTGGATATAGGAGACATACAGTACTGGTAAAGCTCTAGTCACATTCATTCTGAATCACCAACATGGCCTAGCAATTTTCAGAGCTAATTCAAAACTAGATCTCTTGAGGGTGGCAAAGACACGATTCGCGTCCCATTATATTTTGCTAAAGAGGCTGAGTGACTGCCGTGAAGCACTTGCTACCACGGTGGTTACAAAGCAATGGAAGGACTGGATGAAACACAATGGGAGTGATAAATATGCAAAGATTGCAGTTGACACTATCAACAGTGAAGAGTTTTGGACAGAGGTTGAAAGCATTCTTGCTCTCACAAAGCCCTTGTTCCTGATGGTAAAATTTAGTGATGGAGAAGGCCCAAAGATGGGTGAAGTATATGAAAAAATGGACACCATGCTGGGAGAGATAAAAGATGTGATGACCAAGTTGGACTACCCTCACAGGCTTGATTTTCCCACGGTAGAAAACATTATCCTTAGTCGGTGGGAGAAAATGAATATCCCTCTGCATTGTTTGGCCTTTGCACTATGCCCAGAGTATTATGATATTGAGTACTTGAAAAAACCCGCTCCTGGAGGTGAGCCCAGAAAGGCTCCAAATCAAGACAAGGAGGTCATGCGTGGGGTGCTGGAAGCTTTCCGCAGAATAGCAGATACTGATGCTGAACGAAAGAATTACCTAGAAGAGTTTACTGCATTTCACATGAAGAAAGGGATGTTTTCATTCACGTCTATTCAAAATGATGCAAGCACAATGAAACCCATTGACTGGTGGTCCAACTACGGCTCAGAGACTCCAAATCTGTCAGAACTTGCTTTGAGGGTTTTGTCTCAGCCAATCAGTAGCTCCTCAGCTGAGAGAAACTGGAGTACGTATTCGTACATCCACAATGTGAAAAGGAATAGGCTTAATTCTAAAACAGCAGACAAGCTGGTCTACGTTCACTCCAATATTCGCCTCTTGTCAAGGTTTTCAGAAGACTACAAAGCAGGCCCTAACAGCAAGTGGGATGCAATTCCAGAAGATACTTCTTTGGAGGAATCAAGAGTTAAGCTGGAGCAGTTGCGCTGGACGAATTTGGAGGATGATGCCGAGGttgatcttgatcctccaaatgACAAGCCGGGCCTC from Panicum virgatum strain AP13 chromosome 7N, P.virgatum_v5, whole genome shotgun sequence includes the following:
- the LOC120681712 gene encoding uncharacterized protein LOC120681712 gives rise to the protein MHFFGAGPGKKAQISRCTALQSNRAKYKELYEKIQKLRGSSKPAATQRHNPVADAFGMIERDAVDMAIMQCLCANGIPFNVLRSPQWSEMVAAINKGPKGDKSPSSEKARTSLLDACKRNVEQDLGALKNTWHTHGVSIVSDGWTNMKNKPLINVIASNSRGSMFLYADDFSGIEKTGEAIADYLLKAIEDIGASMVMQVVTDNASNCKAAGREIEKVHKHIFWSPCVVHTLNLIFKDLAKALPWI